The Lachnospiraceae bacterium genome window below encodes:
- a CDS encoding FAD-binding protein: MICDSVFMEGAMTKVYSLNTIIVGGGIAGLNAALNLYEHGQTDIAILIDSAAGSTSRYACSDQQAYYKLASLSNDSDSPYRMAKALQSSNSSDGDIALVEASLSLKCFYRLTELGLAFPQNQYGEYIGTKAGQDSARRCISCGPNTTAQIHQALEREVKKREIPIFYGYQLVRIFTDVDQKEVIGLLALNYEGVRERHQRYLLFNTTNVILATGGPGGLFHNEAYPAAHTGCLGMALEAGAKAVNLTEFQYGICAASFSLTMNGAYQEAIPRYISVDAEGNHESEFLLSYFDDLEKLYSLIRLKGTQWAFDAKKVREDGTSLLDLLIYHEISMKGRRVFMDYRANPKGYVDPLTPAQRLQKLSPAAYQILLEQGINPVNTPVEVCTAIMHHNGGLAVDFNWESTLKHLFPIGEAAGTHGFFVPMGASINETQVSGLRAASYIASQYQRDPMDIHAFVERIREAYHQRIEMTEAFISELQRKQEDQAISIRSVRTEIGKRMDKACGLFRDASRIAYELKTAKESLRQLPFFFKPYAMLDLSLFFKNYDLLICQIAFLSAMLNYDHAGGQSRGSYLLYHPKGSLPHPKLEEMFRFSVTGSVFSGKLQEVTYQPDSMECEIAWRPIRPIPKS; this comes from the coding sequence ATGATATGTGATTCTGTATTTATGGAAGGCGCCATGACGAAGGTATATTCTCTAAATACTATAATTGTTGGAGGAGGAATTGCCGGACTCAATGCTGCATTGAATTTATATGAGCATGGTCAAACGGATATTGCTATTTTAATTGATTCAGCTGCAGGCAGTACAAGTCGCTATGCCTGCAGTGATCAGCAGGCCTATTATAAATTAGCTTCTTTATCGAATGATTCAGACTCTCCTTATCGGATGGCTAAGGCGCTGCAAAGCAGCAATAGCAGCGATGGAGATATCGCTTTAGTAGAGGCTTCTTTATCGCTTAAATGCTTTTATCGTTTAACAGAATTGGGGCTTGCGTTTCCGCAAAACCAATATGGCGAATATATCGGAACGAAGGCCGGCCAGGACAGCGCCCGCCGCTGTATCAGCTGCGGTCCTAATACAACAGCCCAAATTCATCAAGCTTTAGAGCGTGAAGTGAAAAAGAGGGAGATTCCTATTTTTTACGGATATCAGCTGGTAAGAATCTTTACCGATGTCGACCAAAAAGAAGTAATTGGCCTCTTAGCTTTAAATTATGAAGGAGTTAGGGAACGTCATCAGCGGTACCTTCTTTTTAATACTACGAATGTGATCTTAGCAACTGGTGGACCTGGCGGATTATTCCATAATGAAGCGTATCCGGCTGCTCATACTGGCTGTTTAGGAATGGCATTAGAGGCAGGAGCTAAAGCAGTCAATCTAACAGAGTTTCAATATGGTATATGTGCCGCTTCCTTTTCTCTAACAATGAACGGCGCATACCAAGAAGCAATTCCGCGGTACATTTCAGTAGATGCGGAAGGAAATCATGAAAGTGAATTTTTGCTTTCGTATTTTGATGATCTGGAAAAGCTTTATTCGTTGATCCGCCTAAAAGGAACACAATGGGCATTTGATGCTAAAAAGGTGCGTGAGGATGGAACTTCACTGCTCGATCTCTTGATCTATCACGAGATATCAATGAAGGGGCGGCGGGTTTTTATGGATTATCGGGCAAATCCGAAAGGATATGTGGATCCATTAACGCCGGCACAAAGGCTGCAAAAATTGAGCCCTGCTGCTTATCAAATTTTATTGGAACAGGGAATCAATCCAGTGAACACGCCTGTTGAAGTGTGTACGGCCATAATGCATCATAATGGAGGCTTAGCAGTAGATTTTAATTGGGAAAGCACACTTAAGCATCTATTTCCCATTGGGGAAGCTGCTGGTACACATGGCTTTTTTGTACCTATGGGGGCATCCATAAATGAAACACAGGTATCAGGGCTTAGAGCTGCCAGTTATATTGCATCTCAATATCAAAGAGATCCTATGGATATTCATGCCTTTGTCGAAAGGATACGGGAAGCTTATCATCAGAGAATTGAGATGACAGAAGCATTTATTTCTGAGCTGCAGCGTAAGCAGGAGGATCAGGCAATTAGCATTCGCAGTGTACGGACGGAGATTGGAAAACGAATGGATAAAGCCTGTGGACTCTTTCGGGATGCTTCTCGTATTGCTTATGAGCTTAAAACAGCTAAAGAAAGCTTGCGTCAATTACCTTTCTTTTTTAAACCCTATGCCATGCTGGATCTTTCTTTATTTTTTAAAAATTATGATTTACTCATATGCCAAATTGCTTTTTTGAGCGCAATGCTTAATTATGATCATGCCGGTGGGCAAAGCAGAGGATCTTATTTATTATACCACCCCAAAGGAAGCTTGCCTCATCCTAAGCTAGAAGAAATGTTTCGATTTTCTGTTACGGGTTCCGTTTTCTCGGGGAAATTACAGGAAGTTACATATCAGCCAGATTCGATGGAATGTGAGATAGCATGGAGGCCTATACGGCCCATCCCCAAAAGTTGA
- a CDS encoding YhfC family intramembrane metalloprotease, with the protein MSISMQLYIIGGVEILLPILVLIFLRKTHKYRISSVISGIGSYFLATNILMGMFSMLMSSVGLTIDFWKSHETLYNIINMLLNVVLQNVTLYLVMKLVLKSQIRIYDAIAIGISYWLGNALMLSTSSVSYARIASMSLEGRLNEMVTENLSLETLQEYAAELDLNGISSFYLQMLAVFVLSIMTAVLCIFLFHAIKRKNKGFFWLALGGHLVLLTLLNLSLTLGGNMWYLAANIVVAGISIAIFILYWKWYKTKQMDLLKKKQEYKQRLKAAGGNVVSVQSLTENTEE; encoded by the coding sequence ATGAGTATTTCTATGCAACTCTATATCATTGGCGGTGTGGAAATCCTACTGCCGATATTAGTTTTAATTTTTCTTCGTAAAACGCATAAATATCGCATTTCTTCTGTAATTAGCGGTATCGGAAGCTATTTCCTGGCTACTAATATTTTAATGGGGATGTTTAGCATGCTCATGTCTTCCGTGGGACTAACAATTGATTTTTGGAAGTCACATGAAACGCTGTATAATATTATTAACATGTTATTAAATGTAGTATTACAGAATGTAACACTCTATCTTGTAATGAAGCTAGTACTAAAAAGCCAAATTCGTATTTACGATGCGATTGCAATCGGCATTTCTTATTGGCTTGGTAATGCATTAATGCTTTCTACCAGTTCCGTTAGCTATGCTAGAATTGCTTCTATGTCATTAGAAGGACGTTTAAATGAAATGGTTACAGAAAATCTTTCATTAGAGACTCTGCAAGAATACGCTGCTGAGCTTGATTTAAACGGAATCAGTTCTTTTTATCTTCAAATGCTAGCTGTTTTTGTGCTTTCTATCATGACTGCCGTGCTTTGCATTTTCTTGTTTCATGCTATCAAACGAAAGAATAAAGGATTTTTCTGGTTGGCACTGGGAGGCCATTTAGTATTATTAACACTGCTTAATCTTAGCCTTACACTTGGCGGGAATATGTGGTATTTAGCTGCTAATATCGTTGTTGCCGGCATATCCATAGCTATTTTTATCTTATACTGGAAATGGTATAAGACAAAGCAGATGGATCTTCTGAAAAAGAAACAGGAATATAAACAGCGTCTTAAAGCGGCTGGAGGTAATGTAGTAAGCGTTCAATCGCTAACTGAAAATACAGAAGAATGA
- a CDS encoding spore germination protein, which translates to MISNELEKNIREFKNRLPIEKSFDLIAREITIGAHKAYYILINGLIDSSLVLRLFQHFQGDEETKGVDSLESFLKIQLGNSEVTKERSFDKLITSILSGFTILVIDGFEEAMILDMREYPTRSPEEPDLEKVTRGARDGMVETLVFNTALVRRRIRDPKLVYEIKEVGTRSHTDVAVGYIQGVADPKLVQHITQTISTLDTEALVMGEKTLEELMIKKRWYNPFPQAKFTERPDVVSAHLLEGHVALFVDNSPSVMLFPATLFHFTQHSEDYYQNPLVGTFIRWIRFAAILISLFFTPTWLLIAENPSATPEWLQFLLPQVEVVFPLFIQLLLVELNLEILRMASIHTPSSLSTAMSIIGGLILGEYAIEINLLTPHTVFFMAISSLATYAVPSIEFGMGIRIYRMFILIMTGLFSLVGYIASIAILFLVLYTTKSFSGLRYTWPLIPFDGKALSNILVRKPIIEVKRQKKETQEKPVK; encoded by the coding sequence ATCATATCGAATGAATTAGAAAAAAATATCCGAGAATTTAAAAACAGGCTTCCAATTGAAAAAAGCTTTGATTTAATTGCGAGAGAAATTACGATTGGAGCACATAAGGCATACTATATCCTTATTAACGGCTTGATTGATTCCAGTCTTGTTCTACGGCTTTTTCAGCATTTTCAAGGTGATGAAGAAACAAAAGGTGTTGATTCGCTAGAAAGCTTTTTAAAGATTCAGCTTGGCAATAGCGAAGTAACAAAGGAAAGATCTTTTGATAAACTTATAACCAGTATCTTATCCGGTTTTACAATTCTCGTCATCGATGGTTTTGAAGAGGCTATGATTCTAGATATGCGTGAATATCCTACACGCAGTCCTGAAGAACCCGATTTAGAAAAAGTCACTCGCGGTGCAAGAGATGGCATGGTCGAAACGTTAGTTTTTAATACCGCATTAGTGCGCAGAAGAATCCGAGATCCTAAGCTAGTCTACGAAATAAAGGAAGTAGGCACGCGTTCGCATACAGACGTGGCAGTTGGCTATATTCAAGGTGTTGCAGACCCTAAATTAGTCCAGCACATTACACAGACGATTTCCACTCTGGATACGGAAGCACTTGTTATGGGGGAAAAAACTTTAGAAGAATTAATGATTAAAAAACGTTGGTATAATCCTTTTCCTCAAGCCAAATTTACAGAACGTCCTGACGTTGTATCCGCCCATCTTTTAGAAGGTCACGTTGCTCTTTTTGTCGATAATTCTCCTTCCGTAATGCTGTTTCCTGCTACACTTTTTCATTTTACACAGCATTCAGAGGATTATTATCAAAATCCTCTGGTAGGTACCTTTATTCGATGGATTCGATTTGCCGCTATTTTAATTTCTTTATTTTTTACGCCAACATGGCTCTTGATCGCAGAAAATCCTTCTGCAACTCCCGAATGGCTCCAGTTTCTTCTGCCACAGGTAGAAGTGGTTTTTCCTCTCTTTATTCAGTTACTTCTTGTCGAGCTTAATTTGGAGATTCTTCGTATGGCTTCTATTCATACCCCTTCCAGCCTTAGTACCGCTATGAGTATTATTGGGGGACTAATATTAGGTGAATATGCTATTGAAATTAATTTGCTTACGCCTCATACAGTATTTTTTATGGCAATATCTTCATTAGCTACCTATGCCGTTCCTAGTATTGAATTTGGAATGGGAATTCGTATCTACCGAATGTTTATTCTCATTATGACAGGCTTGTTCAGTTTAGTCGGATATATTGCTAGCATCGCTATTCTTTTTTTGGTTCTTTATACAACTAAATCCTTTAGCGGGCTTCGTTATACCTGGCCGCTCATTCCTTTTGATGGCAAAGCCTTATCTAATATCTTAGTTCGAAAACCAATCATTGAGGTCAAGCGTCAAAAAAAGGAAACGCAAGAAAAACCAGTAAAATAG
- a CDS encoding ribose-phosphate pyrophosphokinase → MPFSTTVDHVKHPQVATLGLMALDSANELGKKVDEHLRELYHNQEDSCQNGESSFLIPCSCPRFQNGDAKGIIHQSVRGVDLYLLTDVGNYNCTYKMFGEEVHMSPDDHFADLKRAIQAISGKAYRITVIMPNMYGARQHRRSYRESLDCAVALQELQNMGVSSILTFDAHDPRVQNAVPLMGFDNVMPSYQVLKALLQHVPDIQLDKDSFMVVSPDEGAISRNVYYASVIGVDMGMYYKRRDYSRIVNGRNPIVAHEFLGSDINGKDVLVYDDMIASGDSMLDIAYDLKRRGARRVFAGCTYGLFTEGLDRFHEAVERGVLSGVLSTNLTYRKPELLAAPWYYEVDVSKYVAYFIASMNHNMSVNSLLDPHQKIKDLIDGHRKGQLEQMNLF, encoded by the coding sequence ATGCCTTTTTCAACGACTGTTGATCATGTGAAACATCCACAGGTAGCTACTTTAGGTCTTATGGCTTTAGACAGTGCCAATGAATTAGGGAAAAAAGTCGATGAACATTTAAGGGAGCTTTATCACAATCAGGAGGATAGCTGTCAAAACGGTGAATCTTCTTTCTTAATTCCTTGTTCTTGTCCCAGGTTTCAAAATGGAGATGCTAAAGGAATTATTCATCAATCAGTAAGAGGCGTTGATTTATATCTTCTTACAGATGTAGGAAATTACAACTGTACATATAAAATGTTTGGAGAAGAAGTACATATGTCTCCAGATGATCATTTTGCAGATCTAAAACGTGCAATTCAGGCAATTAGCGGAAAAGCCTATCGAATTACAGTCATCATGCCTAATATGTATGGTGCTCGTCAGCATCGCCGCAGCTACAGAGAATCTCTTGACTGTGCCGTTGCACTTCAGGAGCTGCAGAATATGGGAGTTTCTTCTATTTTGACTTTTGATGCACATGATCCAAGAGTTCAAAATGCAGTACCGCTCATGGGGTTTGATAATGTGATGCCTTCCTATCAGGTATTAAAAGCACTTTTGCAGCATGTGCCTGATATTCAATTAGATAAAGATTCTTTTATGGTGGTAAGTCCTGATGAAGGAGCCATTTCTCGAAATGTTTACTATGCATCTGTTATCGGAGTAGATATGGGGATGTATTATAAACGCCGTGATTATTCGCGGATTGTGAATGGAAGAAACCCAATTGTTGCACATGAGTTTTTAGGTAGTGACATTAATGGAAAAGATGTGCTAGTCTATGATGATATGATTGCCTCAGGGGATTCTATGTTGGATATTGCTTATGATCTTAAGCGAAGAGGAGCTAGAAGAGTATTTGCTGGCTGTACATATGGATTATTTACGGAAGGTTTAGATCGGTTCCATGAGGCAGTAGAACGTGGTGTTCTTTCTGGTGTCCTTTCCACTAATCTTACATATCGTAAACCGGAGCTTTTAGCGGCTCCTTGGTATTATGAAGTTGATGTTTCTAAATATGTTGCGTATTTCATTGCATCGATGAATCATAATATGTCTGTCAATAGTCTATTGGATCCTCATCAAAAAATTAAAGATTTGATCGATGGACATAGAAAAGGGCAGTTAGAACAAATGAATTTATTTTAA
- the lexA gene encoding transcriptional repressor LexA: protein MSISKKQREILEYIIRRQEVKAYPPSVREICEAVGLRSTSTVHGHLTRLEEKGYIRRDPAKTRAIEICRRPEKEDSLSGQSFIPSERVVAFQNPVQGPELIAVPILGRVRAGEPILAVENIEDYFPIPVDFTHNSECFMLRVQGESMINVGIYENDLILIRKQNTAVNHDKVVALLGDSVTVKTFYKEKDYIRLQPENDHMDPILVKDCIILGKVIGLFRSIM from the coding sequence ATGAGCATTTCTAAAAAACAAAGAGAAATTTTGGAATACATCATTCGTCGACAGGAAGTAAAGGCCTATCCCCCTTCCGTCAGAGAAATCTGCGAAGCTGTAGGGCTCCGCTCCACTTCTACGGTGCATGGTCATTTAACGCGGCTGGAGGAAAAGGGATATATTAGAAGAGATCCCGCCAAAACAAGAGCTATCGAAATTTGCCGTCGTCCTGAAAAAGAAGATTCCTTATCCGGTCAATCTTTTATTCCCTCAGAGCGCGTAGTTGCCTTTCAAAACCCTGTGCAAGGTCCTGAACTAATCGCAGTTCCGATTTTAGGACGTGTACGTGCAGGCGAGCCCATTCTTGCCGTTGAAAATATTGAAGATTACTTTCCGATCCCTGTAGATTTTACACATAATTCTGAGTGTTTTATGCTACGCGTACAGGGAGAAAGTATGATCAATGTTGGTATTTATGAAAATGATTTAATTTTAATCCGTAAACAAAATACAGCGGTCAATCATGATAAGGTTGTTGCCCTTTTAGGGGATAGTGTTACAGTAAAAACATTTTATAAAGAAAAGGATTATATTCGCCTGCAGCCAGAAAATGATCATATGGATCCTATCTTAGTAAAAGACTGTATTATATTAGGAAAAGTGATCGGTCTCTTCCGCTCTATTATGTAG
- a CDS encoding LysM peptidoglycan-binding domain-containing protein: protein MVYSIYKQRALRQRKINRQYRQLVLFLCGIITLLLVLLIFTRSNPAKAEDWVVETYQSVIIQPGDSLWDLAEAHRQPNMAIQDYIKEVRQINHIKTDELVSGEYLILPIYTYDSPIEN, encoded by the coding sequence ATGGTTTACAGTATATATAAACAGCGAGCACTTCGCCAGAGAAAAATCAATCGTCAGTATCGTCAGCTAGTGTTATTTCTTTGTGGTATTATCACTTTGCTATTGGTTTTATTAATTTTTACACGTAGCAATCCAGCTAAAGCAGAGGATTGGGTGGTTGAAACATATCAAAGTGTTATTATACAGCCGGGAGATAGCCTATGGGATTTAGCCGAGGCGCACCGTCAGCCCAATATGGCAATTCAGGATTATATAAAAGAAGTGCGACAAATTAATCACATAAAAACAGACGAACTAGTGTCCGGAGAATATTTGATCTTACCCATTTATACGTATGATTCTCCTATAGAAAATTAG
- the rplU gene encoding 50S ribosomal protein L21: MYAVIETGGKQYRVQEGDVISVEKLGLIEGEIYDFDKVLLIADEAGIKTGSPYVAGASVKATVITEGRGKKIYVYKYKSKKTYHKKTGHRQYFTKVQINAINA, translated from the coding sequence ATGTACGCTGTCATTGAAACAGGTGGGAAACAGTACCGGGTACAAGAAGGAGACGTTATCTCTGTTGAGAAGTTAGGCTTAATCGAGGGCGAGATCTATGATTTTGACAAGGTATTACTGATCGCAGATGAGGCCGGTATCAAAACAGGAAGCCCTTATGTAGCTGGTGCTAGTGTAAAAGCTACTGTAATCACGGAAGGACGCGGTAAAAAAATCTATGTTTACAAGTATAAGTCCAAAAAGACTTATCATAAGAAAACAGGTCATAGACAGTATTTTACCAAAGTGCAGATCAATGCGATCAATGCTTAA
- a CDS encoding ribosomal-processing cysteine protease Prp, which translates to MITARLFQNSVNQYYGFLIEGHAGYGEEGEDIICSAVSALALNTVNSIEKFTAFQPFCKIQDGYLSCTVSELQFPNSASDIDFKDVSLLLNSLALGLESIVQTYGTQYLHVLITQK; encoded by the coding sequence ATGATTACTGCACGATTGTTCCAAAACTCAGTCAATCAGTATTATGGTTTCTTAATTGAGGGACATGCAGGATACGGCGAAGAGGGAGAGGATATTATCTGTTCTGCTGTATCAGCCTTGGCATTAAATACCGTTAATTCGATTGAGAAATTTACTGCATTTCAGCCCTTTTGCAAAATACAGGATGGATATCTATCCTGTACAGTATCTGAGCTACAATTTCCAAATTCAGCTTCTGATATTGATTTTAAAGATGTCAGTTTATTATTGAATTCTCTGGCTCTTGGACTGGAATCAATTGTACAGACATATGGAACACAGTATCTTCATGTATTGATTACTCAAAAATAA
- the rpmA gene encoding 50S ribosomal protein L27, translating into MFMMNLQLFAHKKGVGSTKNGRDSESKRLGAKRADGQVVKAGNILYRQRGTRIHPGINVGIGKDDTLFALVDGRVKFERKGRDKKQVSVYPA; encoded by the coding sequence ATGTTCATGATGAATCTTCAACTGTTTGCCCATAAAAAGGGTGTTGGTTCTACTAAAAACGGCCGTGATTCTGAATCTAAACGCCTTGGCGCTAAAAGAGCAGATGGTCAGGTTGTTAAAGCAGGTAATATCTTATACCGTCAGAGAGGTACTCGTATTCATCCCGGTATCAATGTAGGGATTGGTAAGGATGATACTTTGTTTGCTTTAGTAGACGGAAGAGTCAAGTTCGAAAGAAAAGGACGCGACAAAAAGCAAGTATCTGTATATCCTGCTTAA
- the obgE gene encoding GTPase ObgE gives MFVDEAKILIQSGKGGNGCASFRREKYIPNGGPDGGDGGKGGDIIFMAVENLNTLADFRNRKNFKAENGRDGSGNNCSGKKGENLIIEVPVGTVIREAESNLVIIDMAYAGQQEILLKGGKGGKGNQHYATSTMQIPQYAQRGQEGKALLVKLELKVLADVGLLGYPNAGKSTFLSRISNAKPKIASYPFTTIAPNLGVVNLSYGKTLVVADIPGLIDGAAEGVGLGHEFLKHLERTRVLIHLVDTAGVDGRDPVEDIENINRELSLYSQELASLPQVIGANKMDLPDSELYYEELQKYCIQHGYDLFPISAATGKGIQELLNKVVQIRDTMEAEPVVFPREFFVEQSSTHEEGDGILVDCTEAHVYEITGEPIEKMLGYTNLESEKGFDFFQKFMRERGIIARLEELGIEEGDTVQVGGIAFEYYR, from the coding sequence ATGTTTGTAGATGAAGCAAAAATTTTAATTCAGTCCGGAAAAGGCGGCAATGGCTGTGCTTCCTTTAGACGTGAAAAATATATTCCCAACGGAGGCCCGGATGGCGGAGACGGCGGTAAGGGCGGCGATATCATTTTTATGGCCGTAGAAAATTTAAACACCTTAGCTGATTTTCGTAATCGTAAAAACTTTAAGGCAGAAAACGGCAGGGATGGAAGTGGCAATAATTGCTCCGGAAAGAAAGGAGAAAATTTGATTATTGAAGTCCCAGTTGGAACTGTCATTCGAGAAGCAGAAAGTAATCTTGTGATTATTGATATGGCATACGCTGGGCAGCAGGAGATCCTTTTAAAAGGCGGAAAAGGGGGAAAGGGGAATCAACATTATGCTACCTCTACCATGCAGATTCCGCAATATGCCCAGCGAGGACAAGAGGGAAAAGCGCTTTTAGTTAAATTGGAATTGAAGGTTCTAGCGGATGTAGGCCTTCTTGGATATCCTAATGCCGGAAAATCTACTTTTTTATCCCGCATATCAAATGCTAAACCTAAAATTGCAAGCTATCCATTTACAACCATTGCTCCGAATCTTGGCGTTGTGAATCTATCATATGGAAAAACCTTGGTTGTGGCTGATATCCCAGGACTGATTGATGGTGCTGCTGAAGGAGTAGGACTTGGTCATGAATTTCTAAAACATTTGGAGAGAACCCGCGTTTTAATTCATTTAGTGGATACGGCCGGAGTAGATGGCCGAGACCCGGTAGAGGATATAGAAAATATTAATCGAGAGCTCTCGCTTTATAGCCAGGAGCTAGCCTCACTCCCACAGGTCATCGGCGCCAATAAGATGGACTTGCCTGATTCTGAGCTTTATTATGAAGAGCTTCAAAAATATTGCATTCAGCATGGCTATGATTTATTTCCAATTTCGGCTGCAACGGGGAAGGGGATCCAAGAGCTTTTAAATAAAGTAGTCCAGATTAGAGATACAATGGAAGCAGAGCCCGTTGTATTTCCCAGGGAGTTCTTTGTAGAGCAGTCCAGTACTCATGAAGAGGGCGACGGTATTTTGGTCGACTGTACAGAAGCACATGTTTATGAAATAACAGGGGAGCCCATTGAAAAAATGCTCGGCTATACTAACTTAGAATCAGAAAAGGGATTTGATTTCTTTCAAAAATTTATGCGTGAACGAGGGATTATTGCTAGGTTAGAGGAATTAGGAATAGAAGAAGGAGATACCGTTCAGGTGGGCGGTATTGCTTTTGAATATTATCGTTAA
- the yhbY gene encoding ribosome assembly RNA-binding protein YhbY — protein sequence MTSKQRAYLRKLVHDMEPIFQVGKSGITPELVQAIDEALEARELIKVTVLKNCEEDVRSICEKVTSRTHSDPVLVIGHKFSIYRAADKPKLELPKK from the coding sequence ATTACAAGCAAACAAAGAGCCTATTTAAGAAAATTGGTGCATGATATGGAGCCTATTTTTCAAGTAGGCAAATCTGGAATTACTCCAGAGCTGGTGCAGGCAATTGATGAAGCATTAGAAGCCAGGGAGCTCATTAAAGTAACCGTTCTAAAAAATTGCGAAGAGGACGTGCGTTCTATTTGTGAAAAGGTAACCTCCAGAACACATAGTGATCCTGTTCTTGTGATTGGACACAAATTTTCTATTTATCGTGCTGCGGATAAACCCAAGTTGGAGCTTCCTAAAAAATGA
- a CDS encoding nicotinate-nucleotide adenylyltransferase, protein MIESKGKSRPKIAVMGGTFDPIHYGHLVTAEAVMYEYQIDRVLFIPSGQPPHKAGKTVTAAEHRYLMTLLATETNPQFFCSRIEIDRQGYTYTIDTIQELKKMNPETDIYFITGADAFSEILTWKDPELLLSSCHFVAATRPGYSRKQAAPQIEAIMNRHKNTLHYLEVPALTISSSDIRKRVSEGRPIKYLLPEAVETYIKKHGLYC, encoded by the coding sequence ATGATAGAATCTAAAGGGAAGAGCAGACCTAAAATTGCCGTCATGGGCGGCACATTTGATCCAATTCATTATGGACATTTAGTTACGGCTGAAGCAGTCATGTATGAGTACCAAATTGACCGTGTTTTATTTATCCCCAGCGGTCAGCCGCCGCATAAGGCAGGAAAAACAGTTACGGCAGCTGAACATCGTTATTTGATGACGCTGCTTGCAACAGAAACCAATCCTCAATTTTTTTGTTCTCGTATTGAAATTGATCGTCAAGGGTATACCTATACGATTGATACAATTCAAGAACTTAAAAAAATGAATCCAGAAACAGATATCTATTTTATTACAGGCGCGGATGCGTTTTCAGAGATTCTAACATGGAAGGATCCAGAACTGCTTTTATCAAGCTGTCATTTTGTGGCAGCAACCAGGCCCGGATACAGCCGAAAACAGGCAGCTCCTCAAATTGAAGCCATAATGAATCGTCATAAAAATACGCTTCATTATCTGGAAGTACCAGCTCTTACTATTTCTTCCAGTGATATCCGTAAGCGCGTTTCTGAAGGCAGACCTATTAAATATCTTTTGCCAGAGGCAGTAGAAACTTATATTAAAAAACATGGGTTGTATTGTTAA
- a CDS encoding HD domain-containing protein yields MTDKEYQELRNDILAWLSKRLKPKRITHTLGVEETAVALARIWENDVYEASLAALLHDNAKNLDTQFLYEICQKEYPSFSLSLEYASVLHAFAGASIAAKRYPMLSEDIIYAICYHTTARPHMSLLEKIIYAADFAEPGRESIPGLEIIRERLFIDLEAGIRQILQQTVSYVNLKKKKIHPLTLDALQYYENQSKS; encoded by the coding sequence ATGACTGATAAGGAATACCAAGAATTAAGAAATGATATTTTAGCATGGCTCTCAAAACGGTTAAAACCCAAACGTATAACTCATACCTTAGGAGTAGAAGAGACAGCAGTAGCTTTAGCGCGTATCTGGGAAAATGATGTATATGAGGCATCTTTGGCAGCATTATTGCATGATAATGCAAAGAATTTAGATACTCAGTTTCTTTATGAAATATGTCAGAAAGAATATCCTTCTTTTTCTCTTTCTTTAGAGTATGCTTCGGTGCTGCATGCCTTTGCCGGCGCCAGCATTGCTGCTAAGCGATACCCGATGCTATCTGAGGACATCATCTATGCTATTTGTTATCATACAACGGCAAGGCCTCATATGTCGCTGCTGGAGAAGATTATCTATGCAGCTGACTTTGCAGAACCAGGCCGTGAATCCATTCCGGGCTTAGAAATCATCAGAGAACGCCTCTTTATCGATTTAGAGGCAGGGATACGGCAAATTCTACAGCAGACAGTCAGTTATGTTAATCTGAAAAAGAAAAAGATACATCCATTAACATTGGATGCATTACAATATTATGAAAATCAATCAAAATCATGA